The sequence tatttagattgagttattttgggtgaaaaacgagaaaaaagacgtccggatatgtttccgtcattggtcgaaattttaagtcagattagacttccggtttgagttttctgtatactttgaacatacaatgatactacgaatacagtgtattttctgtcttatatccgtCTTTAGacgaaatttaagtcagattagacctccggtttctttttactttgaaacaaatacatatactacgaataaagtgtattttctgtctgatatcattttcaagtttactatccgcGGCAGTCACAGGGTTTATTTGAAagagagggtctgaataatatGTCAACGACcgctgtggatcaattattaaactgagaattgactgtaaaattaaaagaaaaacactttcgggacgtctggaacgggtgttttttagatcgaaatttcaggattgaccatttcgggattcgggatttcttttttcgaatttcgggatgtcgcgatatttaatttgtatataatcaattcagaacctcgggatttcatgtttttaagcccgggatattTGGAACAGGGCCCCAtccgcagtggcggatccagaaattttcatacgcaGGGGCCCGTTGACTGACTAAGAGGGGCCCactccggtcatgcttcagtgattcctatataagcaaccaattttttttccagaaaaggAGGGGCCgggccccctaaatccgcctctgccccGACCCCCCCCTTTAATGAaagttcataatatacagataagcgctaaaattattcatgtgtcattaaaattaatagagaacaaacaaacaaaaaaggatttttttgtggaaaaaaggAGGAGCTtggctagaaaaacaattatcctgtcccaatTTACCTATGACTCTTGatatcttttctgaaattctcaagtcactaaatgttttacaaaaaaaagaagatgtggtatatatgccaatgagacagctctccacaagagaccaaaatgacaccgaaattaacatttaaaggtcaccttacggccttaaacaataagcaaaagccgatactgcatagtctgatataaaaggccccgaaaaaacaattcaaatgagaaaactaacagccttatttatgtacaaaaaatgaccgaaaaacaaatatcactaaaccactgaattacaggctcctgactggaatgttcataatacatgtacactaaatgtattttcataatgaaattaatagaaaacaaaaaatgggaattttggaaataaaggaggagggttaaaaaacattttcctgtccccaagtacctatgacttttgatacttttcctaaaattctcaagtcattaaatcttttacaaaattcttcctacaacactttacatcctttcaaatacgctctgaatgcccgcgatttcgcgggtgtgttctagtctctttgtaaaagaaaatatatttaatatgaaattcttattttattgGGAATTAAAAAGTATGAGTTgtcataattacaaaaaaaatgttaaacctTTTCAATATGATACTCAATAGTCTGAATTATGGATTAACTAGGAGTAAGAATGACAAAGGTCAAGCCTTATTACTTTTCTTGCAAGTGTAAAAAtctgaaaattgtttaaattaattaaagagTCTACAAATTAtaatcattttacatatttcaataaGATATATTTAGTCTAAAGGGAGTATGTGTAGAAACATAGAAAACACATACTCTCAAGATATTATTTTTCCaactataaaaacatatatacatcaaCAAAAAATGTTGTGCAAAATTAGACGGCAGGAATATCttgtaaaaatgtttgtaaagaATGAAAATCTCAATGCATTTAGATTTATATTCAAGGGTAAAACTGTGACTAACTGTAAGTGGTGCTCTCTACCAATATATATAGTTTGTTAAACAAATCtgaccaaattgcaatttgttttatcaaaccAAACTGTTCAAATTGTCAGAAATTTTCATGCCCGCCCTAAGATAGTAGAGGGGTATTATGTTTTcaggtctgtgcctccgttggtttgtccgtctgtcctgcttcaggttaaagtttttggtcaaggtagttattgatgaagctgaagtccaataaacttgaaacttaatacacttgttgattatgacatgatctttctattcttaaagccaaataagacttttgaccccaaattcaaggtccactgaacatagaaaattgaaaatgggagtttcaggttaaagttttaggTTAAGGCAGATTTTGATGACGTTGAAGTCCAatgaacttgaaacttagtacacatgctccctatggtatgatctttctaattttaatgctaaataagattttttacccaattttagggtccattgaacatggaaaacgATAGTGCgcgtggggcatctgtgtatccgacacattcttgttacaaGCTACTATAACATAGAAAAACAGTCAACTGGTAAAAgcaaaaatattatgaaaaatcagttaaaGCATTGTTAGACTAATTTTACTGAATTAAATTGTTCGAATAAGGTGATACTAATGTTGTAATGTttaattacagaaaaatgtCTAAACTAAGCTCCCATTCTTTTTGGGTACATGGAAAAGTAGTTCAAACATGAGTTTCACTGAAATGTATAGAAACTTCTTATGATTTTACAGATTGATGGTAAAAATAATCCAAAGATACAGAGTATATTCTTAGAGAATTATCCAATATACTCAGCTCATTTTAGTGCCAATGGTGAGGAGGTCATCATGGggtcaaaacataaaggttttCATTATTATGATATGATAGTAGGGAAGATGATCAGTGTACCTCCTGTTAAAGGTCAGTAATCAGTAGAAATTATTGAGACATTTTCAATTCGTCAGAATCTATTGTTatgcctaatttattttaccccatatatgtgcatatgtacTTCAGTAcgttcgtttgttcgttcgtcagtcccgcttcaggttaaagattatggttgaggtagtttttgatgaatttgaagtccaatcaacttgaaacttagtacacatgttgcctttggtatgatctttctaatttaatgccaATTTAATAGAgttttatccaaatttcatgtaTTGTCATATTCTCTTCTTGCAAGTTTTATGTTTCAAGGCAGTTATGTTACACACCATACCTCTACCATATATTTGCTGAGAAAAAAGAACTATTTACTcgcatttatatttcttgaactttgtattttatttggaCTGTTAAATGTTTTGGCTACAGTGCCACTGGTctgagaccacaattgtcgtcccttgtttaccgttgttcacgaatatagtccttagtgttaacagtgggttacttgccaataatttttataccccttccaaattttcTCCATGTcaaatgcctcaaattgtaagtaggggggtgaaattacactgtaaaaaaaattgggtccagaattttacaagaaaggagtgatttggtccagctgaaaaaggttaaaaattcgcacttcggaagctgtcaaaagatttcaagacaccctaaacacaaaaatttccatattttgagttagaggcgatgaagttttctataattttgatataatttgtcccaaaagtagtacaacacactgtaaaaatttcattgagaaagcgcaggtgggatttttttaatttttatttatgttcttaaagaaatgcactacgaactaattgtgttctcggacccaCTGATAAGTCTTAAGTAGTTAATAGGCATATCTGACATACCAAGCTATAAGCTTGGAGGCTTTATTGTTTTTCCTCCTTATGCTGACTATCTGTTGgaaagtttgaaaataaaaactggTATCTATTTAGATAATAggattatgtaaaatttaagtgatttcaaatcagggtccaaaacgTCGTAGTGtgcaatattattttaaagaaataaagaaaatgtgatTGAAGAATTACATGTGAACTGGTAACAACTTGCACATGGGAAAAGATGCTTAATGAtatgtatctatatatatataatttaatgatTCTATTTCAGATGATggtgatgtatatatatgagaTATGAAGACACGTGACTGTATACACAGCTTTATAGATGATGGATGTACAAAAGGAATGTCTATCGCTGTTTCTCATGATCATAATTTCTCAGCTTGTGGATCCTATAGTGGTGCTGTGAACATTTACGAACCATCAGTATGTCTTAAATCTAGGTCACCCAAACCATTAAAAGCATTATTGAATTTAACAACACCTTGTACGAACTTAGTATTTAATTCAACATCAGAAATATTAGCTATGTGTTCAGATTCTGCAGAAAGAGCAGTAAAATTAGTAAGTATACTCAGTGTGGTGTAGTGGTGGTAATGTATTGAATGGGAATAATACAGATGAaatttaacatgaaaaaaaaataacaaaataaaaaaatggggtagTGCACACAATAAAATGCACATAGACACATGTAATTGATCaaacttatcatgcttataattaattttaagtgTTCTTGAGGTGAACCTTGTGAACAAAACATTGGTTCCTTAGTTTTGGACGTATCGATAATAAAGGCAAGTAAACACAAAAGCATCCTCAATGTTTCGTTTGCTTTACCAGagtctaaatataaaaaagagacGTCGGCAAGTGACGACGTTGCAGGCCTTTTGTGTTTACTATCCTTTATTATCGATACgtcaaaaacaataatatttggtAACTATAATTATTACGTAAATCGcggtaaaatgttttaaaagcaaataaaagaGTATAAAATACTAAACTGAAACTTTAACTAATTCACAACAATTACAATGCAATAAAGAGCACAAAAATAGTTGAAACAGAATAATTTATACCCCGAAAAGCCAGCagacctttttttttatgtgtatgaaattgtattataaaatctcttcattttatttatatcttgtgaattttattgatgttttctTGAAATGTTACATGTCCATAATGAGGCTTGTTTTACCATGGATTTTATAACACCAACAGGATCATTATGACATACGATTCACACTATCAGGCAATATGATTTGTTAAGTTACCAAacttgattatattttttattagattgTTTAATAGTTGTATAAATCTGCgtgcttttttttaaagaaaatatcttGTTTACATCAACACAAATAAATGGTTGTacacataaattaaaaactatatttcAGGTACATGTGCCTTCACAGACAGTGTTCTCTAACTTTCCTGATAGACTAGATTCTAAATTACGTATCCCTTTGTGTATGGACTTCTCCAGAAATAGTGGTTACTTTACAGTTGGCACAAACAAGGGTTTAGCCCTACTTTACAGGTACAGTTTTTATAGTTCACAAGTGTTCTATATCTAAATGTAAGAATGTAGTGATTCATTGGATACTATAATTCCCCTTTTACTAAGTTAATGGTTTTGATAATTTGTgcagtataaaatatttttatgcgAATCCATACTGAAGCAGCATTTAAAGCagtgaatttatttttgagCTATTTATGAACttcaaattttgaatgaaaCACTTGAaacaagcatgaaaattagaaGTATCCCATTGCA comes from Mytilus trossulus isolate FHL-02 unplaced genomic scaffold, PNRI_Mtr1.1.1.hap1 h1tg000380l__unscaffolded, whole genome shotgun sequence and encodes:
- the LOC134702046 gene encoding U3 small nucleolar RNA-associated protein 18 homolog; amino-acid sequence: MKTRDCIHSFIDDGCTKGMSIAVSHDHNFSACGSYSGAVNIYEPSVCLKSRSPKPLKALLNLTTPCTNLVFNSTSEILAMCSDSAERAVKLVHVPSQTVFSNFPDRLDSKLRIPLCMDFSRNSGYFTVGTNKGLALLYRVKHYSTY